One segment of Solanum lycopersicum chromosome 1, SLM_r2.1 DNA contains the following:
- the GAD3 gene encoding glutamate decarboxylase isoform3, which produces MVLSKTPSDDSVHSTFASRYVRTSLPRFEMLEKSIPKEAAYQMINDELMLDGNPRLNLASFVTTWMEPECDKLMMASINKNYVDMDEYPVTTELQNRCVNMIARLFNAPLKEEEIGIGVGTVGSSEAIMLAGLAFKRNWQNKRKAEGKPYDKPNIVTGANVQVCWEKFANYFEVELKQVKLSEGYYVMDPIKAVEMVDDNTICVAAILGSTLNGEFEDVKLLNDLLIEKNKQTGWDTPIHVDAASGGFIAPFIYPELEWDFRLPLVKSINVSGHKYGLVYAGIGWVIWRTKQDLPQQLIFHINYLGADQPTFTLNFSKGSSQVIAQYYQLIRLGYEGYRNVMENCRENAIVLRKGLEKTGRFNIISKDEGIPLVAFSLKDNSLHNEFEVSETLRRFGWIVPAYTMPADLQHVTVLRVVIREDFSRTLADRLVSDIVKVLHELPNAKKVEDNLMINNEKKTEIEVQRAIAEFWKKYVLARKASIC; this is translated from the exons ATGGTTCTCTCAAAAACTCCTTCTGATGATTCTGTACACTCCACATTTGCTTCTCGCTATGTTCGAACTTCACTACCAAG GTTTGAGATGCTAGAGAAGTCTATACCAAAAGAGGCAGCATACCAAATGATTAATGATGAGTTAATGCTTGATGGGAATCCAAGGTTAAATTTGGCATCATTTGTAACCACATGGATGGAACCAGAATGTGATAAGCTTATGATGGCTTCAATTAACAAGAATTATGTTGACATGGATGAATACCCTGTCACCACTGAGCTTCAG AATCGATGTGTAAACATGATAGCGCGTTTATTCAATGCGCCTTTGAAAGAGGAAGAAATAGGAATTGGTGTGGGGACAGTGGGGTCATCAGAGGCCATAATGTTAGCAGGGCTGGCCTTCAAGAGGAACTGGCAAAACAAACGCAAAGCTGAGGGAAAGCCTTATGATAAGCCCAACATTGTCACTGGTGCTAATGTTCAG GTGTGTTGGGAGAAATTTGCAAACTACTTTGAAGTGGAATTGAAACAAGTCAAGTTAAGTGAAGGGTACTATGTGATGGACCCAATCAAAGCTGTGGAAATGGTAGATGACAACACTATTTGTGTTGCTGCTATTTTGGGTTCAACACTTAATGGAGAATTTGAAGATGTCAAACTCTTGAATGATCTTTTGATTGAAAAGAATAAACAAACTGg ATGGGACACACCTATTCATGTGGATGCAGCAAGTGGTGGATTCATTGCACCATTTATCTATCCAGAGTTGGAATGGGATTTTAGGCTTCCTTTAGTGAAAAGTATTAATGTGAGTGGACACAAATATGGGCTTGTTTATGCTGGTATTGGTTGGGTTATTTGGAGAACTAAACAAGACTTGCCTCAacaactcatttttcatatcaattatCTTGGTGCTGATCAGCCTACTTTTACTCTCAATTTCTCTAAAG GTTCAAGTCAAGTCATTGCTCAATATTATCAGCTTATCCGCTTGGGCTATGAG ggATATCGAAATGTAATGGAAAATTGTCGTGAAAATGCAATTGTGCTAAGAAAAGGACTTGAAAAAACAGGACGTTTCAATATAATCTCCAAAGATGAAGGTATACCCTTGGTGGCATTTTCCCTCAAAGACAATAGCCTCCACAACGAATTCGAGGTCTCTGAGACCCTCCGTAGGTTTGGGTGGATTGTCCCAGCCTACACTATGCCAGCTGACCTGCAACATGTTACAGTGTTGCGCGTTGTGATTAGAGAGGACTTCTCCCGAACCCTAGCAGATCGTCTTGTCTCTGACATCGTCAAGGTCCTCCACGAGCTCCCGAATGCCAAAAAAGTGGAGGATAATTTGATGATCAATAATGAGAAGAAAACAGAAATTGAAGTTCAAAGGGCAATTGCTGAGTTTTGGAAGAAATATGTTTTAGCTAGGAAAGCATCTATTTGTTAG